Proteins encoded together in one Lepus europaeus isolate LE1 chromosome 13, mLepTim1.pri, whole genome shotgun sequence window:
- the BOLA3 gene encoding bolA-like protein 3 isoform X2, whose product MAAWGPAAATGLLRGIRGLPLRCARRTFASQTEGELRVTQILREKFPRATAIKVTDISGGCGAMYEIKIESEDFKEKRTVQQHQMVNQALKEEIKEMHGLRIFTSVPRR is encoded by the exons ATGGCGGCGTGGGGCCCGGCCGCAGCAACGGGTCTGCTCCGCGGGATCCGCGGG CTTCCGCTTCGCTGTGCCCGTCGCACGTTTGCTTCGCAGACTGAGGGGGAGCTCAGGGTGACCCAGATTCTGAGAGAGAAGTTCCCTCGAGCCACAGCTATCAAAGTCACCGACATCTCCG GGGGCTGTGGGGCCATGTACGAGATCAAAATCGAGTCGGAAGACTTCAAGGAGAAGAGAACTGTCCAGCAGCACCAGATGGTTAATCAG GCgctcaaagaagaaatcaaggagATGCACGGCTTGCGGATATTCACCTCGGTCCCCAGACGCTGA
- the BOLA3 gene encoding bolA-like protein 3 isoform X1, producing MAAWGPAAATGLLRGIRGLPLRCARRTFASQTEGELRVTQILREKFPRATAIKVTDISGGCGAMYEIKIESEDFKEKRTVQQHQMVNQAHQQGSWIRSGADAHMGCQHQQ from the exons ATGGCGGCGTGGGGCCCGGCCGCAGCAACGGGTCTGCTCCGCGGGATCCGCGGG CTTCCGCTTCGCTGTGCCCGTCGCACGTTTGCTTCGCAGACTGAGGGGGAGCTCAGGGTGACCCAGATTCTGAGAGAGAAGTTCCCTCGAGCCACAGCTATCAAAGTCACCGACATCTCCG GGGGCTGTGGGGCCATGTACGAGATCAAAATCGAGTCGGAAGACTTCAAGGAGAAGAGAACTGTCCAGCAGCACCAGATGGTTAATCAG gcacatcaacagggaagctggatcagaagtggagctgatgcccatatgggatgccagcatcaacaATGA